Within the Telopea speciosissima isolate NSW1024214 ecotype Mountain lineage chromosome 4, Tspe_v1, whole genome shotgun sequence genome, the region gTGATAAGGttgggttgttgttgttgtaaaatTGTATTAACATGGGATTATTGTACGGGTGAACCGGGacttctcattttctttgatttgggTAAAAGATTTAGGTGATTTTTTTTCCGAAAGCATGCTTAATCATATAAGAAAAAAGGTTGGGCAAAACGCCGGTATAGTTaatctccctcttctcctcctttgaaATTGACGTCTCTACCCCTTGTATGATGCCTGTTCAGAGCCCCCATTGGTGCCGCCCACTAGCTTTACCGCACCCGGGTtcctatccctctcccataacttAATTAGGGGTTCTTAATGTCCCTCATCAATAATCATCATTGGCCACCCCATGAGGTTTCATGGTCCTTTGGTCTTTCCTGGTTCATGTGGGTTGCAGGGGCTTACATGGGTCAGGGTTTTTCCAATCTATCTAATAAAATTAGGTTGAGCTGTGAGTTCAATTCCtcgatttaaaaaaaacatactTTTAGATCTTTGGGTTCACTTGCTGAcctgtttgttttgttctttcttaGTGTAGATATTACCCGTACAAACAAAAGCAGCTGCAGTGTACTTGAAGGATGTCCTCCTCTAAATGTTTTACTTTAACTCGATGAAAGAAGGCCTTTGAGAAGCATACAAACATTACAATTAAGCAGAAACAACActctttttaattaattattagtaatgaaaattaaaattaaacatCCTTATTAACAATCTATAAGATGTCTTTCTTTGTTTAATCATGCATTATTAACTAGTTTTTAATTTGTGATGTATTCCATTTCCATCCTGTGTACCAATAAAAAAGGTGGTCCTCCAAATATGAGGATGAAGGATTGATTGGCTCTTACTTTCTGTGGAGGAAGTCACCATCTTTGGAGGAAAAAGATATGAAGAAAAGATACCAAAAAAGATGGCATGTGGTGTTGCATATGGGTTTTGATGctacaaaccaaaaaaatgaaaagaagcaAAATATTCCACACTACACACCAGACTCCAAAAACTTCAAAAAGGCAACACACCATCTCTCAATCCTGATTCCATCCAtatttttgtatatttatttaGGGTAAGAGTTCTTTGGGGAGGAGGAGCGTGGCCTTTGCGAATGCATAGGGGTCAATGGGAGTCCATGCAAAAATATCAATAGGGCAGTTATTATCGTCCTTCATTGGGGGGGCGGGGTGAGGCGGACATTTCATCCCCTTCTGAAAAgaacttttgtttttgttttagaatttaccaaaaaaaaaaatttattttggtttaCCTTCCTCATGTGGCCAGCATGTGTTaattttttaagagaaaaatTCTTTGTGGGGAAGTGTATCATCAACGCCCATATATAGAGGGAAGCAAAATGATTGCCCTGTGTGCCCACATAAATGGTAGAAATTAATCCTGCCCCCATAATGCTAACGTGTGTGGaccttttttttgataaaaatataaaattaagatcattttttttttgataaaaaattatGATCTTCATCTAGGCttacaaatgttttttttttgacagaGATTTATCAAATAACAAACATGTTAAACTCTTTTGAACTGTCAACTAGGCTCTCACAGGAACTTTGTTATAAGGATATCACCTAGCAACCGGAATCTCCTTGTATTTATTAGTACTATTGTTACTACATGCATTTGGTTGTCACTGTAACATCCTGTTCCAGTGTTCTTCAGTAAACGATTTGTTGGATGTCATTTGGCCTCAAATGCACCCACTTGACACCCATTTGGCCACTCACCCATCtcagtctttttttttgtcagttTCCTCATCCTACACgtacgaaatgaaaaaataaaaaaaaaagtaaaaatgatAGTTAAAAGATGTAGAGCTTTAATGGGTTTATATTCATATCGGGTGTGtaagtgtggtgtgtgttgtgtatatccgctaTTCTATGGTTCTAAAAtgggttaaccttttgggattggtgtgtgattacactttcattaaaaaaaaaaaaaaaaaggtgtgtGGGTTTAGGCATACAACGTTACTAATGTTTCTGTGTCGTTTCTGATcaaaaacgtattttggtgATATTGTTAACAGAATAACGTTATTGGCTTCCTGAAAGGTGtttcatatctctctctctctctcatttcggAGATAATCTAGTAGACATAGAAGAAATCTCGAATTCCTTCTCCAATAGCTTTTACGCTGTTTCTCCTTATCCTTCGTTTTCCCAATTCAACGAAACCCTCCATGACGGAAACCCTCTTCTCCAACTTGTCTGATGATGTCGTCCTCAGCATCTTCCTCAAGCTTGAGGACGACCCTCGAAACTGGGCTCAACTCGCTTGCGTCTCCACCAAATTCTCTACCTTCGTTCGCGACGTCTGCTGGAAGAACAAATGCTTTTAGACTATCCCTTCCATAGTCTCCGATCTCCTCTCCTCCTCTGCCGGCTCATCATCGGATCCTCCCAGAGGATGGGCTTCTCTCCACAAGCTCTTTATTTGCTACCCTGGCCTTCTTCGCACAGGCGTTCTCTTGGAGAATTCCGATTTCGGTCTCGAGCGCAAGCTCTGCCCCGACGAAAATTACCTTTCTACCGGTATTGGTTCCACTCGCGTCACCGAAccttctccaacttcttcttcttcttcttcttcagtaatCGCCACCACCGCGCATCCTGATTGCTATTGGTCGCTCTTCGATGATCTCTACTTTGGCACCGTATACGATTTATCCGAAACGCAGGACAAACCCATATCCGCGGCACAGATCGATGGTGTTGTGATTAAGGTGGGTCGTGATCATTCCATTACCAAGAGGAGGATGAGTTGCAGGTCAATCAGCGATTGGGGTTTGGAATTTGAGTCGAGAACAAGGGAACAAACTGCTTGCCAGCCGCTTGCTACCAATCTTCTCATGGTTCAATTGGTCGTGAAGCTTCTGCCAAAGAGCAAGAGAAGAGAATCGAGATGCAGCTTGTTTTTTTGTCCATTCGTCTTTATGAGTGATGAGGGAGTCGGGGAATTGTTTTTAGATTTTGGtccaaaaaatgttaaaaaaaacgtttttaaattcataaattattattaatttctatttttgttataaaaaataaGTGAAACAAAACAAATTTCTCAAGCACATTTTCTGTGCTAATTGTGTGCTGGAAACATTAATAGCACAGAAACAATAGAAACGAAATGTTGTCAGACGGTAccttagtcccacatcgggtgtgtgttgtgtatatccccATGTAATTGTCTTCATGGCCATGTTGACCCAATCTTTTTTAAATGACATTAATTTTGGAACTCACTTTTGATCGGAAGTATTAGTCAAGGGTTTACAATGTCATTAAAGAGAGTGGTCCACTAAGTCaagggttttgattaaaaacaTATGCACAAGAGTGGACCCAAATATACCTTTAAATGcaacttctgttttttttttttggtaaacaaatgcAACTTCTAATAGCCacacattattattattattattattttggtaaaATAGTCACACATTATTGAGTAAATGGGAAGTGAGCTTTTAAGCATTATGGGTTCCAattaaaaaggtttttttttttaaaaaaaagagagttaatAAAGGTATGGATTGCAAATCGAAATACCGAAATTGAATCGAttctatattaaaaaaaagtattgaaacaTGTATTAAATGGTACGGTTTGATTTAGAATTGATAAATGATCATTTTGAATCCCTTAGACGAAGAACTATATGCGTTAAACACTTAAACAACCCAAAGATTGGTACCTTATTGATAAAGTGCAGGTTCCCAAAAGATCACGGATTCGATTTGTTTCTGTTTCAATTTCTATCTTTCATATATTTAACCAAGCCAATTAACCGATTTCGAATCTAGTAACACCCTTAAATTAAGGGAATAAGGGCTTTAATAGTTAGTTAGGATGGTAGATACACATGGGACACTCAGAAATGTGTTTTCAGTCTTGCACCGGCAAAAGCTgtacttttctgttttttgttattaaaatgtataattaataactaatctgcttttatcttttttcctaATTAAGAACCatatatgatatgatatgatatgacaTGTGGTATATTCAACTGTCATCTCTCCTCCTAAGGGTCAACGCCAGTCAATCAGAAACTCCTCGATCAAAACCCTTTCCCTTCTTAGTGCTCCGTCACGCACATTCCCTCTACCCCAAGTCCCCACCGCATATGCATTCGTTGGTGAGTAAGTGGTGATTGGGACCAAtaagctttttttcttttttggttttttctttttctaattaaATGATTGAGGcctataaacaaaaataaataaataaataaataaataaataattttgtgCATAACCTATGCATGATACAAAATTTCGGAACTTTTATTGTTCTATTCCTTGGACAGCTCCATTtcctcaagttcctctaatataAGGGagcgaaaatgaccaccctacctttGCTCAACACACTGTCCAGGTGGGATTCaaccccttttattagaggaacttcaagaaatagaacgtaaaaaaatgaagcaaataaaaatattaaattttcCCAATTGAAATATTCAAAAACCCCTATTTTACGAATAGTTGATGAGAAAGAAGTTCTCTCCTATGCACGAATCACTTTCcatgaaagaaaaaggaatcatgaAATTGCATAAATACCTTTACTTTTCTATGCAATTAGTCCCAACTTAAACAAGTTGATGGCTCCGAAAGGGTGTTGATGCTATCATTTGGTAGGTCGGACAAGGCTGTAAATTTTGTGGATTGATGGATCTCAAGGTCCTTctttacatgtcaagttttaattcaacctaagggtgtcaaaaccaaatcgaacctGAAACCAAGTCGAATTAATCGACCGAACTGAATCGATTCGATTTGATTCTATTTcgattttaattaaaaaaccatcgatttgaacaaaaaaccgaaccgaataccacgcttaaatccaaaaccctttttttttttttttttaaatgtttttttaatgGTGTTGCCTTCTCTCTTAGAACTATAAATTTGATGTGTTTCTCTGACTTTATTGATGGGTAAGTTGAAAGAAAAGATCTGAACATAGAGAAGTCACTTgggattcttatttatttattaatatttttagttcttttaaggttttgtgagcattttatttatacaaatggaGTTTCTTGAGAACACAACAAGGCAACAACACATGATAACCTAGCAAAATGGAACCATATTGGAGAACTAAATTGAAATCGTACTGGAGAATTGAATTAGACCCGTATTGGAAAATCGAATTAGAACCCTAATCGAACTAAACTGAACCGAGCAGGTTCAGATTCGGTTTCCACTTCTAGAATCGACTCGATTCTCGGTTCAGTTTCGAATCACACCATCAAGGcatggaaccgaaccgaatgactgaaaccaaaccgatcgACACCCTTATTTCAACCAGGCATTAATTGTTGAAACAAAGCATTGAAAAGTAAGATATTCTAAGTAGGTTTCAAAGTATGAGTATGCATGCATAGATGTGACTTGTGAGTATGCATGCATAGATGTAACTATACATGATGTAGAAAACACaatgaaatagaaagaagaaacaatcacAAGacgcttacattcatggagagatgagagaagttTCACTAGCAATAGAGAAAGAGTTACAAGCTATCTTCCTCATGCGTCTCAGTGTTCACAATGAAGTCGCAGTAACTCTAATAACCCTTATTACTACTAATTTATAgggaaaacaaaagataaaatttcCCGAATTACCCCATTTAAACCTTAAAATTTTATCCGACTCTTACAAGGCAACCCACAACCCAGCCCATCGACTACAAGACATTAACCCTCAACAAAGGATGCATAACACTCCATGTTAGTATAAAAAAGGCGTCCCTAGTGCATGAGGATCCTGCCATTctagggtctggggaggatgtACACGGCCTTACCCCCTACTATGTAGAGAGAGACTGTTTTCAAagactcaaacctgtgaccacttgatTACACTTCACGTTAGTATATTTGAAAATTAACTTAAGGCCAATTCCTGACCACTCCGTTAATTTCCAAACTCAGAATTGCCCTATCATGTCTCTACATGGCAAAAATAAGTGCCCTGCTTAAAggaacttttgccttaatgttTCCTAGACTCCTTATTGCTGTTGGGACCCACAGTTTAATTACCCTTTGATGGAGATCTGCATTGGAGTGAACGATTTGTATGGGTGTAGCATcatcctttatttttattatttttgttaagAGCATCACCCTTTAATAAAGGGCTTACTTTTTAAAAGTGGGGACTTTTTGCCGTATCTACCCAATAGTTTCTTAACCTCCCCATGAATATTCAATCAACACCCCacacttttaccaaaaaaaaaactccccaCACAaatggatggagagagagagagagagagattctttcCTTTCTACTTTGGTTATGATTTGGTTCCATATACTTGTTATGGATTATTGAGGGATGTTTtaaatatgggcaagagattgctgctTGGTCGGGTAACCCCTGTACCAGTGTTGGGGCATGCATAGGAGCATATACATGAATAGGAATTATTTTAtaagggggtggggtggtaatTTTACATGTTCATATGTTCGATGACAAGGACTACACaactaggtagcgttctttttcaataaatatctttgtttcttgtttttcagTATCATATAATTTTGGTAACATATGATTTTTATGGATTGCAAACATACTAACcactttatttgttttttatccATGTAACAAATGAAGGTGATGTTTTTGAAACATCTCAAGATAAATCTGTGTCATtcatttctatatatttttttgaagggagaatgttctctgtgccggggcgcaggctgcgcccagacacatctcctgcccccctgagtggcaggtccatgtgtctaggcacagcctgtactgcggcacagagaacatgagccctttttttaatctaaatcgTTTGTTCACACTAAgagttgggagagtgcacagtaaTGTCTGTAGTATTGATatacatgcatggacatacacagGATGTGTTTCAATACAAATGTGTATTTGGTTAAAttagattttgaaatttgaccaCGTGTGGAAAtgcctctccgcgaagcggaGGTAAGGTTGTGtatgcccctcccagaccctccAGTAGCAAGAGCCTCGTGCATTAGGACGCTCTTTTTTTTTAGACTCCAAAATTTAACATATGGCTAATCTAATCCATGTCCTCTCTATTCAATGGTCAAAATGGACATATCATCTACCTAAGTGGTAGAATAGATGCTTTGTGAAAATTAGAGAAAGAACAGGCCgttgtgacaataataattcaccatttattttaagggaaaaggctGGATACACTGTCGGTATACTATAAGCTAACGCATGTCGTGTCTATCTCTCGCTTCCCCTTCCATTGAAATGACTCCCATGTCACTCCTGTATGATGCCGTATCCCACACCCTCATTGGTGTGCCCGCTATCCTGCTAGCTTATTGCATGCGGGTGGTGTTGTGCAAAGGTACACTTATGTATCTGTATCtaaatacaaaaagaaacaaaaaaaagtaaattcCCAAGGATATttaaacccataaatggagtcTCTCCACTTGAATACATGACAGATGCATAGAGTTACAGACCCCTTGACTGAAAATTATAATGGGTTCCTAGACTTGACTCGGCGTGTTGACTCAGCTGAAATAAAAGACTTTGTTGCATcataaaaatattcatttttgactttttcttttctgcctTCTTTTGcctttcccttttctcttgACCTTTTTGAGGGGGTAGAAGATGACTCCACTTACACCAAACTCAATTCATTACAGCTCTGCCTAACACTCTTAGAATGGAAGGAAACTATCAAAAACACAAGAATTGTGTCAAAAGATTTCTTTGTTTCCAAAATGAATGTGATTAACACTTAATTAAAGTAATTAATACTtctttatcccaacttaattaGCCTTTCTTTCCATCTTCAAAAGATAATCACACCACTTCCTTACATCATAATCTCAAAGAAAACAATCCAAAACCAAcgaacccctctctctctctctgtaccCACCAGATATTCTCAACCAAAGTATACAACTCATTGGGACCCATATCAGTCCACCAAACGACAGTTCCTCCCTTCTAATACAATGCCTGACTTCTTACTCAAAATTAACCATTCATCATCTACCGACCACTCTTCTTCCcatccctctttcttcctctgtttTGTTTACTTCCACTTCTACACACCACTCCCTTCTATCCAGCCATTTTCTGTTCTCAGAACTCTGGCAAGGTGATTTGAATTATCCTGCTATGACAAAGCTGGTGGTGGAGGTTCTTGATGCAAGTGACCTGATGCCCAAAGATGGGCAGGGATCAGCAAGTCCCTTCGTCGAAGTTGAATTCGACGATCAGCGCCACCGAACACAGACTAAAGCAAAAgacctcaatccaatgtggaATGAGAGATTTGTGTTCAATGTGTCTAACCCAACAGACCTTCCCAACAAGATAATTGATATAGTTGTCTACAATGACAGGAAAGGCCACAAGAATTTCCTTGGCAGAGTCAGGATTTATGGCGTCTCTGTTCCCAATTCTGAATCAGAAGCATCAATCCAACGTTACCCACTTGATAAAAGAGGCCCTTTCTCCAACATACGCGGCGACATCGCTCTTAAAATCTATGCTGCTTATGACAATTCCTACTCAGTCCCACCACAAGCCAATGGCACTGCAGAGTCTCCCCTCCAGGGATTCCAAACTGATAATCCCGGGGAAGATGTCAAGAACAATgagaagaagcagcagaagaagaagaagaaggagaaggagacaGAGACAAGATCATTCTACTCTATTGGAACCAATACTGGTGCTCCAGCTTTTAGTCCTCCTCCACCTTCATCGTTCTCTGGTTTTGGGATTGATTCACAACAAATGAAGGACAAACCAGTGGAGACCAGGACTGATTATGCTCGTGCAGCTCAGCCTAGTCCTCAAGCTACTGTAATGCATATGCAGTTTCCAAGACAGAATCCTGAATTCAACTTAGTGGAGACAAGTCCACTGGTTGCAGCTCGATTGCAATACAAGGGGGGCGACAAGACTATGGGCACCTATGATCTCGTCGAGCAGATGCATTACTTGTATGTCAATGTAGTCAAGGCTAGAGATCTTCCTACCATGGATGTCACTGGGAGTCTTGATCCATACGTCGAAGTGAAGCTTGGGAATTACAAAGGAATAACCAAACACTTAGAGAAGAACCAGAATCCTGTGTGGAGGCAAGTGTTTGCTTTCTCAAAGGATAAGTTGCAGTCTAATTTGCTTGAGATTGTGGTGATGGATAAGGATATTGGGAAGGATGATTTCGTCGGCCAAGTCTTCTTCGATCTTTTGGAGGTTCCACTTCGAGTCCCGCCGGACAGTCCATTGGCGCCACAGTGGTATAAATTGGAAGATAAGAAGGGGGAGAAGACCAAAGGAGAGGTGATGCTTGCAGTGTGGATGGGTACACAAGCTGATGAGGCATTTCCTGAAGCATGGCACTCTGATGCTCACTCCCTCAGTCCCGAGAACCTCTCTAGCACTCGGTCACAGGTTTACTTCTCTCCCAAGCTCTGTTACCTCCGTGTTAATGTCATAGAAGCTCAGGACCTTGTACCTTCTGATAAAGGTAGGGTTCCTGATACTTTTGTGAAGATACAATTGGGGAATCAATCCAGAATCACTAGGCCTTCACCGATGCGGTCTATGAATCCGGTATGGAATGATGAGCTCATGTTTGTGGCTTCAGAGCCATTGGATGAGTTCATGATCATCACAGTTGATGACAGAATTGGACCTGGAAAGGATGAGATCTTAGGGAGACTAATTCTTCCTGTTTCAGCTGCTAGCCAGAGATCCGACCCCCATAAGCTTCCCCCTGCTCGTTGGTTTAATCTTGAAAAGCCTTCTTCTACTGAAGAATCTATTGCTGCTactgagaagaagaaagaaccaaaATTCTCAAGCAAAATTCAACTCAGGCTTTGCTTAGATGCTGGTTATCATGTTCTTGATGAGTCCACACATTTTAGTAGTGATCTTCAGCCATCATCAAAACACCTCAGGAAGCCCAGCATTGGAATTTTGGAATTGGGAATCTTAAGTGCTAGAAACCTGCTACCCATGAAAACCAAGAATGGGAGAACAACGGATGCTTACTGTGTTGCCAAGTATGGGAACAAGTGGATTAGGACTCGTACTCTTCTTGACACTCTGCATCCTCGGTGGAATGAACAGTACACCTGGGAGGTCTATGATCCATGCACAGTCGTCACTGTTGGTGTTTTTGACAATTGCCACATCAATGGAAGCAAAGATGAAGCCAGAGATCAAAGAATTGGGAAGGTGAGAATTCGATTATCGACATTGGAGACTGATCGTGTATACACTCACTTCTATCCACTGTTAGTTCTTCAGCCCTCTGGTCTTAAAAAAACAGGGGAACTTCACTTGGCAATTCGCTTCACCTGCACTGCATGGGTGAATATGGTAAGCCTCTATTCCAGGCCATTGCTACCCAAGATGCACTATGTTCAACCTATTCCAGTCCGCCATATCGATTTGCTCCGTCACCAGGCAATGCAGATTGTGGCAGCACGGCTTTCGCGTGCTGAGCCGCCTCTTCGAAGGGAGACTGTGGAGTACATGCTTGATGTGGACTACCATATGTGGAGTATCAGAAGAAGCAAAGCCAACTTCAATCGCATAATGTCACTCCTCTCCGGGCTAATGGGAGTTGGCAAATGGTTTGCTGATATCTGTAATTGGAAGAACCCGGTGACAACAGTTCTAGTTCATTTGCTTTTCCTGATACTGGTCTGCTACCCAGAACTAATTCTACCGACGATCTTCCTCTATTTGTTCGTTATTGGGATACGGAATTATCGATTCAGAACGAGGCATCCACCCCATATGGATGCTCGCCTATCACATGCAGATCGGGCTCACCCAGATGAGCTTGATGAGGAATTTGACTCATTCCCGACATCACGGCCAGGGGACATTGTGAGGATGAGGTATGATCGATTGAAGAGTGTAGCAGGGAGGGTG harbors:
- the LOC122658599 gene encoding FT-interacting protein 7-like, encoding MTKLVVEVLDASDLMPKDGQGSASPFVEVEFDDQRHRTQTKAKDLNPMWNERFVFNVSNPTDLPNKIIDIVVYNDRKGHKNFLGRVRIYGVSVPNSESEASIQRYPLDKRGPFSNIRGDIALKIYAAYDNSYSVPPQANGTAESPLQGFQTDNPGEDVKNNEKKQQKKKKKEKETETRSFYSIGTNTGAPAFSPPPPSSFSGFGIDSQQMKDKPVETRTDYARAAQPSPQATVMHMQFPRQNPEFNLVETSPLVAARLQYKGGDKTMGTYDLVEQMHYLYVNVVKARDLPTMDVTGSLDPYVEVKLGNYKGITKHLEKNQNPVWRQVFAFSKDKLQSNLLEIVVMDKDIGKDDFVGQVFFDLLEVPLRVPPDSPLAPQWYKLEDKKGEKTKGEVMLAVWMGTQADEAFPEAWHSDAHSLSPENLSSTRSQVYFSPKLCYLRVNVIEAQDLVPSDKGRVPDTFVKIQLGNQSRITRPSPMRSMNPVWNDELMFVASEPLDEFMIITVDDRIGPGKDEILGRLILPVSAASQRSDPHKLPPARWFNLEKPSSTEESIAATEKKKEPKFSSKIQLRLCLDAGYHVLDESTHFSSDLQPSSKHLRKPSIGILELGILSARNLLPMKTKNGRTTDAYCVAKYGNKWIRTRTLLDTLHPRWNEQYTWEVYDPCTVVTVGVFDNCHINGSKDEARDQRIGKVRIRLSTLETDRVYTHFYPLLVLQPSGLKKTGELHLAIRFTCTAWVNMVSLYSRPLLPKMHYVQPIPVRHIDLLRHQAMQIVAARLSRAEPPLRRETVEYMLDVDYHMWSIRRSKANFNRIMSLLSGLMGVGKWFADICNWKNPVTTVLVHLLFLILVCYPELILPTIFLYLFVIGIRNYRFRTRHPPHMDARLSHADRAHPDELDEEFDSFPTSRPGDIVRMRYDRLKSVAGRVQTVVGDLATQGERAHSLLSWRDPRATAIFIFFALVWAIFLYVTPFQVVAVLAGLYLLRHPRFRGKMPSVPFNFYKRLPAKTDMLL